The Carassius gibelio isolate Cgi1373 ecotype wild population from Czech Republic chromosome B12, carGib1.2-hapl.c, whole genome shotgun sequence genome has a segment encoding these proteins:
- the LOC127969415 gene encoding steroidogenic acute regulatory protein, mitochondrial-like translates to MLRAVLKLCCGITYPHLRSMTGLQRAALAAFGLELAHLQMQGQMPLPAWIPLRRTEKTEAVEQRTSALVDEDVFYLKQGETALEEALKIVESEDGWQLETAESNGDVIYSKVLSGNRKVFRLEAELNASPEELHEILFFRLEEMHEWNPSIRRIKVLKHVGRNTLVTHEVSSETAGNLIGQRDFLSVRHSSTRESRVYLGGASTRLESLPPLPGIVRAENGPTCIILYPLQDRPDRSRFVWLLNMDAKGWLPQSLVNKALPRAQVDFTKHLRHRLAAQNSDNNRY, encoded by the exons ATGCTGCGGGCCGTCCTGAAGCTCTGCTGTGGGATCACATACCCACATCTGCGCAGCATGACAG GTCTGCAGCGAGCAGCTCTGGCGGCGTTCGGTCTGGAGCTCGCACACTTACAGATGCAAGGACAAATGCCCCTTCCAGCATGGATCCCTTTGAGACGGACTGAAA AGACCGAGGCGGTGGAGCAGAGGACGTCTGCACTGGTCGATGAGGACGTGTTTTATCTGAAACAAGGAGAAACAGCGCTGGAGGAAGCTCTGAAGATCGTGGAGTCTGAGGACGGATGGCAACTGGAGACGGCTGAG AGCAATGGAGATGTGATCTACAGTAAAGTTCTCAGCGGAAACAGAAAGGTTTTCAGACTAGAGGCCGAACTGAACGCGTCTCCAGAGGAACTTCACGAGATCTTGTTCTTCAGACTCGAGGAGATGCACGAATGGAACCCCAGCATCAGACGCATCAAA GTGCTAAAACACGTGGGCAGGAACACCTTGGTTACACACGAGGTTTCGTCGGAAACAGCGGGAAACCTGATTGGCCAGCGGGACTTTCTGAGCGTCAGACATTCGTCCACACGCGAGTCACGTGTTTATCTGGGCGGAGCCTCGACGCGGCTGGAGTCTCTGCCTCCTCTGCCGGGGATTGTCAG AGCTGAAAACGGCCCCACCTGCATCATCCTGTATCCGCTTCAGGACCGTCCTGACCGCAGTCGCTTCGTCTGGCTGCTCAACATGGATGCAAAG GGATGGCTCCCGCAGTCACTAGTGAACAAGGCTCTTCCTCGAGCTCAAGTGGACTTCACTAAACACCTGCGGCACCGGCTGGCTGCTCAAAACTCAGACAACAACAGATACTGA
- the LOC127969269 gene encoding protein TBATA-like: protein MSRSRCFSVSPGASVWLCSESPGNSSKHQRNTVNREIMETSDEQVYEAEQTQSVCQEKALCETPSTSRTSTRGSLRFGSLSHHSFFSRHNPHPHRVRHMQGLNGKPVCTVNDDWYGFTPLCPHPLIKSQVSGSRSSAFLTPEMGSDRSGPRAALISESWREELKDLATKVSLSAAAETQLDKREKLTDEEVPRRKTQYSAQSGRIIPASSWGGKKRSSRTSHKRVQRWQTQTLEGVELKVLELLCQILQTDSLSTVQHWLLLASDREKELVQGLLQQAMADPSSLTQQTSGSELLPLTSKDLPDHVFLSSSVSRRKSISHPEETLQDNPERIGEAEVLTLYPENT from the exons ATGAGTAGGTCGAGGTGTTTCAGTGTCTCTCCTGGAGCTTCAGTCTGGCTTTGTTCAGAGTCTCCAGGCAACAGCAGCAAACACCAGAGGAACACAGTGAACCGAG AGATTATGGAGACTTCGGATGAGCAGGTGTATGAAGCGGAGCAGACACAGTCTGTGTGTCAGGAGAAAGCTCTGTGTGAGACGCCGAGCACGAGCAGGACTTCCACTAGAGGCAGCCTTCGCTTCGGGAGCCTCAGCCATCATTCCTTCTTCTCCAGACACAATCCTCATCCTCACAGAGTCAGACACATGCAGG GGTTGAATGGGAAGCCGGTTTGTACGGTGAATGATGATTGGTACGGCTTCACTCCTCTCTGTCCTCATCCTCTCATTAAAAGTCAAGTGTCTGGGAGCCGTTCGTCTGCGTTTCTCACACCTGAGATGGGCTCGGATCGCTCTGGACCACGAGCAG CACTGATTTCTGAAAGCTGGCGTGAGGAACTGAAGGATTTGGCCACTAAAGTCAGTCTTTCAGCGGCGGCTGAGACCCAGCTGGACAAGAGAGAG AAACTGACGGATGAGGAAGTTCCTCGCAGGAAGACGCAGTATTCGGCGCAGTCCGGCCGGATCATCCCTGCCTCGTCCTGGGGAGGGAAGAAGCGCAGCAGCAGGACTTCACACAAACGAGTCCAGCGATGGCAGACACAAACCCTGGAGGGAGTCGAGCTCAAG GTGCTGGAGCTTTTGTGTCAGATCCTGCAGACTGATTCTCTCTCGACGGTTCAGCACTGGCTTCTGTTGGCGAGTGACAGAG AGAAAGAGCTGGTTCAGGGGTTACTCCAGCAGGCCATGGCCGACCCCAGCTCTCTGACCCAGCAGACGTCTGGATCTGAACTTCTGCCTTTGACGTCTAAAGATCTGCCTGAtcacgtgttcctcagctcatCTGTCAGCCGAAGGAAGAGCAT TTCACATCCCGAAGAGACATTACAGGACAATCCAG AGCGGATCGGAGAGGCAGAAGTTCTCACGCTGTACCCAGAAAACACATAA